In Persicimonas caeni, a single window of DNA contains:
- a CDS encoding short-chain fatty acid transporter, whose protein sequence is MIQAFGDKLSELSERYVPEPFVLAVLLTVLTLVLAAVFGEAVAELSFPERLEALADGWFGAFYGTGLMKFALQMVIVLVTGHALALSKPVRSAIERFAGVAKTPGAAVVVVSLVACAASLIQWGLGAIAGAFMAREMGRAFAKRGQPVHYPLLGAAGYAGFLVWHGGFSGSAPLKVAEEGHFLADAVGVIPISETLLGTLNITVIGTLLVLIPLLFWRLMPRDADKMVQYPLDSFEEADAESTDLPPPKTAVEVLERTRLLNLVIGGLLVGVLVYYFAEKGIGGWNLDSINLLFLTLGILLHPSPSSYVNAIVDGVKGAAGIILQFPFYFGILGLLEASGLIEQIAQFFVDISNADTFPIFTFLSAGIVNFFVPSGGGQWAVQGPVIMQAVDTLGVPPQQAIMALAYGDAWTNMLQPFWALPLLGIMGLRAKDIIGYTGFVMLVTGPVMMLLLYLF, encoded by the coding sequence GTGATACAGGCGTTCGGTGACAAGTTGAGCGAGTTGTCGGAGCGCTACGTGCCCGAGCCGTTCGTGCTCGCCGTGCTCCTGACCGTGCTGACCCTGGTGCTGGCCGCCGTGTTCGGCGAAGCCGTCGCCGAGCTGAGCTTTCCGGAGCGTCTGGAGGCGTTGGCCGATGGGTGGTTCGGCGCGTTTTACGGCACCGGATTGATGAAGTTCGCCCTGCAGATGGTGATCGTGCTGGTCACCGGCCACGCGCTCGCGCTGTCGAAGCCGGTGCGCTCGGCCATCGAGAGGTTCGCCGGGGTGGCGAAGACGCCTGGGGCCGCGGTGGTCGTCGTGTCGTTGGTGGCCTGCGCGGCGAGTCTGATTCAATGGGGCTTGGGCGCGATCGCCGGTGCCTTCATGGCCCGCGAGATGGGCCGCGCCTTCGCCAAGCGCGGCCAGCCGGTGCACTACCCGCTGCTAGGCGCTGCGGGCTATGCCGGCTTTCTGGTGTGGCACGGCGGCTTTTCGGGCTCGGCGCCGCTCAAGGTGGCCGAGGAGGGCCACTTTTTGGCCGATGCCGTCGGCGTCATCCCGATCAGCGAGACCCTGCTGGGTACGCTCAATATCACCGTCATCGGCACGCTTCTGGTGCTGATTCCGCTTCTCTTCTGGCGCCTGATGCCTCGTGACGCGGACAAGATGGTCCAGTACCCCCTCGACAGCTTCGAGGAGGCCGACGCCGAAAGTACCGACCTGCCGCCGCCCAAAACGGCGGTCGAGGTGCTCGAGCGCACTCGCCTTCTCAACCTGGTCATTGGCGGGCTGCTCGTGGGCGTGCTGGTCTACTATTTCGCCGAGAAGGGCATCGGCGGCTGGAACCTCGACTCGATCAACCTGCTCTTCTTGACGCTGGGCATTTTGCTGCACCCCTCGCCGTCGAGTTACGTCAACGCGATCGTCGACGGCGTCAAAGGCGCGGCGGGAATCATTCTGCAGTTTCCGTTCTATTTCGGCATTCTGGGGCTGCTCGAGGCGAGTGGGCTCATCGAGCAAATCGCCCAGTTCTTCGTCGATATCTCCAACGCCGACACGTTCCCCATCTTCACCTTCTTGTCGGCCGGCATCGTCAACTTCTTCGTGCCCTCGGGCGGCGGGCAGTGGGCGGTGCAGGGGCCCGTAATCATGCAGGCGGTCGACACCCTCGGCGTGCCCCCGCAACAAGCGATCATGGCGCTCGCTTACGGCGACGCCTGGACCAATATGCTCCAGCCGTTTTGGGCCTTGCCGCTGTTGGGCATCATGGGGCTCAGAGCCAAGGACATCATCGGCTACACCGGCTTCGTGATGCTGGTGACCGGGCCGGTGATGATGCTGCTGTTGTACCTTTTCTAA
- the xseB gene encoding exodeoxyribonuclease VII small subunit, whose protein sequence is MTTADKNTSEPNADEIRYTQAMEELESLLDEIDNDGVDLDELALKVERASKLITVCRDKIENTEMQVKAIIDGLESTQGDDG, encoded by the coding sequence ATGACAACTGCCGACAAGAATACCAGCGAGCCCAACGCCGACGAGATTCGCTACACCCAGGCGATGGAGGAGCTCGAGTCGTTGCTCGACGAGATCGACAACGACGGAGTCGACCTCGACGAGCTGGCCCTCAAGGTCGAGCGCGCCTCGAAGCTGATCACGGTGTGCCGCGACAAGATCGAGAACACCGAGATGCAGGTCAAAGCGATCATCGACGGCCTCGAGAGCACGCAAGGAGACGACGGGTGA